A region of Cellulophaga sp. RHA19 DNA encodes the following proteins:
- a CDS encoding DUF998 domain-containing protein, giving the protein MSNKTVSLIGVLATIIFISSALIGGLLIDDYSVTSQYISETYAVDTEYGVWLRILGYIPSGILFTIFCFVAIKYFPSSKLIKTGFLGVGVFYGIGTIVTSIFACDSGCNPEFINPSISQVIHNLSALLIYAIVPISIIIAGIGLTKFSNYKALSFSSIILGTLSAGLVFLLFSNLQSDFLGLYQRVIELLILTWVLICAFRIKKTGNNDLN; this is encoded by the coding sequence ATGAGTAACAAAACAGTATCTTTAATAGGTGTATTAGCCACAATCATATTTATAAGTAGCGCTCTTATTGGAGGTTTATTAATTGATGATTATAGTGTTACTAGCCAATACATAAGTGAAACTTATGCAGTAGATACAGAATATGGGGTATGGTTAAGAATCTTAGGTTACATACCTAGTGGCATCTTATTTACTATTTTTTGCTTTGTTGCAATTAAGTATTTCCCTTCTTCTAAATTAATAAAAACTGGATTTTTGGGTGTTGGTGTATTCTATGGTATTGGAACTATTGTAACGTCTATATTTGCTTGTGATAGCGGTTGTAATCCCGAATTTATAAACCCAAGTATTTCGCAAGTAATACATAATTTATCAGCCTTATTAATATATGCTATTGTTCCTATAAGCATTATTATAGCGGGTATTGGTTTAACAAAATTCTCTAATTACAAGGCTCTTTCTTTTTCATCTATTATTTTAGGTACTCTAAGTGCTGGTTTGGTTTTTTTATTATTTTCTAATCTTCAATCAGATTTTTTAGGCCTATACCAACGAGTTATTGAATTATTAATTTTAACTTGGGTATTGATATGTGCTTTTAGAATAAAAAAAACAGGCAATAATGATCTTAATTGA
- a CDS encoding MbnP family protein, which translates to MKTNFLKSIVVSFSLIALASCSSDDDGEMDNVNPGQVTLEFDSGFAGNELTLGTANTANANGEALTVSRLNYIISNIVLIDEDGMEYSYPKESSYFIISEDSNDELADNTEIVLEGVPAGTYKAVKFGIGVDKEKYDQGLSGAGDFWDAASEYDMTWSWASGYKYINFEGAYTSGTTTDENFKVHLGRASDEVTNYTETTIEVPTGSAIIVNEDMAPEVHIITDANALLTAKQAVSLEAYGNAIMGGEGAVKVAANVPLVFKVDHVHNNEAGNSSH; encoded by the coding sequence ATGAAAACAAATTTTTTAAAATCGATAGTAGTAAGTTTTAGTTTAATAGCATTAGCATCTTGTTCGTCTGATGATGACGGAGAAATGGATAATGTAAATCCAGGACAGGTTACTTTAGAGTTTGATAGTGGCTTTGCAGGAAATGAGTTAACACTAGGAACAGCTAATACAGCAAATGCAAACGGTGAGGCTTTAACGGTATCTCGTTTAAACTACATAATAAGTAACATTGTTTTAATAGATGAAGACGGTATGGAGTATTCATACCCAAAAGAAAGTAGCTATTTTATTATTAGTGAAGATTCTAATGATGAGCTTGCTGATAATACAGAAATAGTTTTAGAAGGTGTGCCAGCAGGTACATACAAAGCTGTTAAGTTTGGTATTGGTGTAGATAAAGAAAAATACGATCAAGGTTTAAGCGGAGCAGGAGATTTTTGGGATGCTGCTAGTGAGTATGATATGACATGGTCTTGGGCTTCTGGTTACAAGTATATCAATTTTGAAGGAGCTTATACATCTGGTACAACTACAGATGAAAATTTTAAAGTTCACTTGGGTAGAGCTAGTGATGAGGTTACTAATTACACAGAAACTACTATAGAGGTACCAACTGGTTCTGCAATTATTGTAAATGAAGATATGGCTCCAGAAGTACATATTATTACAGATGCAAATGCACTTTTAACAGCTAAACAAGCAGTAAGTTTAGAGGCTTATGGCAATGCAATTATGGGTGGCGAAGGTGCTGTAAAAGTAGCGGCTAACGTACCATTAGTTTTTAAGGTAGATCACGTACATAATAATGAAGCTGGTAACAGTAGTCATTAA
- the ald gene encoding alanine dehydrogenase — protein sequence MIVGIPQEIKNNESRVGMTPGGVFELTKNNHTVYVQSGAGLGSGFSNKDYQQAGAAILDTIAQVYAMSEMIVKVKEPIEEEYELIKEGQILFTYFHFASSEALTKAMIKQKAICIAYETVEDNDGTLPLLTPMSEVAGRMAIQQGAKYLEKPVKGRGVLLGGVPGVAPGKVLVLGAGVVGVQAAKMAAGLGAHVTILDVNMKRLRYVNDVMPPHVTTEFSNEFNIRKHIKTHDLIIGGVLLKGAKAPNLITRDMLKEMKPGTVIVDVAVDQGGCVETTKPTTHEDPIYIIDDVVHYSVANMPGAVPYTSTMALTNVTLPYTLKLANLGWEAACKKDASLHKGLNIVLGKIVYNEILEAFGWEEALA from the coding sequence ATGATTGTTGGTATCCCACAAGAAATTAAGAATAATGAAAGCCGAGTTGGTATGACACCTGGTGGAGTTTTTGAGTTAACAAAAAACAATCACACCGTATACGTACAATCTGGCGCAGGCTTAGGCAGTGGCTTTAGCAACAAAGACTACCAACAAGCAGGAGCAGCAATTTTAGACACCATTGCACAAGTATACGCAATGAGTGAAATGATTGTAAAGGTTAAAGAACCTATAGAAGAAGAATACGAGCTTATAAAAGAAGGACAAATTTTATTTACATATTTTCATTTTGCATCTAGTGAAGCATTAACCAAAGCTATGATAAAGCAAAAAGCTATATGTATTGCCTACGAAACTGTTGAAGACAATGACGGCACTTTGCCACTACTAACTCCAATGTCTGAAGTTGCAGGAAGAATGGCAATACAACAAGGTGCAAAATACTTAGAGAAACCAGTTAAAGGTAGGGGCGTACTTTTAGGTGGCGTACCTGGTGTTGCTCCGGGCAAAGTTTTGGTTTTAGGCGCTGGTGTTGTTGGCGTACAAGCTGCTAAAATGGCAGCTGGTTTGGGCGCGCACGTCACCATACTAGATGTAAACATGAAACGCTTACGTTATGTTAATGATGTAATGCCACCACATGTTACAACAGAATTTTCTAACGAGTTTAACATTAGAAAACACATTAAAACACATGATCTTATTATTGGCGGTGTACTTTTAAAAGGCGCTAAAGCTCCTAACCTTATCACCAGAGATATGCTAAAAGAAATGAAACCCGGTACTGTAATAGTAGATGTTGCCGTAGACCAAGGCGGCTGTGTAGAAACTACCAAACCAACTACCCATGAAGACCCAATCTATATTATAGATGATGTTGTACATTATTCTGTTGCAAATATGCCAGGAGCTGTACCTTACACCTCTACAATGGCATTAACCAATGTAACACTGCCTTACACCTTAAAACTAGCCAACTTAGGGTGGGAAGCTGCTTGTAAAAAAGACGCCTCTTTACATAAAGGCTTAAACATTGTATTAGGTAAAATAGTTTACAATGAAATTCTTGAAGCTTTTGGTTGGGAAGAAGCATTAGCATAA
- a CDS encoding transporter, which yields MKKLIIIACLLVVCNVFAIHKTEPTDSLQTVTTTKHYIFEDFCDTCGCSGNGGSMGFGTGLDTNFAGVRYISQSYQSRDGIFNDSPWIDENFNTLQAWGRVPIGKRFLVNAIVPYHFHNREFANKSSQNINGLGDITVLSFYKILAKQDSIMVVGPQHSLQIGGGVKMPTGSFDRANNTGSVNTSFQLGTGSWDYVTAVNYGLSHNNWGMSAMVNYTFKTKNSKDYQFGNQLNYGLNTYKTYYLSTNFALTPAIGVGGENYSEDESYNLTVLNTGGDVFFGKLSVEASYKKYSLGVTSMLPIDQDLNNGKVEVKNRFSLYLNINI from the coding sequence ATGAAAAAATTAATAATAATAGCATGTCTATTGGTTGTGTGCAATGTGTTTGCAATACATAAAACGGAGCCAACAGATAGTTTGCAAACGGTGACAACTACAAAGCATTACATTTTTGAGGACTTTTGTGACACTTGTGGTTGTAGTGGTAATGGCGGTAGTATGGGGTTTGGTACTGGTTTAGATACTAATTTTGCAGGAGTGCGTTACATATCTCAAAGTTACCAATCTAGAGATGGTATTTTTAACGACTCTCCTTGGATAGATGAAAACTTTAATACACTACAGGCTTGGGGTAGAGTGCCAATTGGTAAGCGTTTTTTAGTAAATGCAATTGTGCCTTATCATTTTCATAATAGAGAGTTTGCAAACAAATCTTCTCAGAATATTAATGGTTTAGGAGATATAACAGTTTTAAGTTTTTACAAAATATTAGCAAAACAAGATAGTATTATGGTGGTTGGCCCACAACACTCTTTGCAAATAGGTGGTGGTGTAAAAATGCCAACCGGTAGTTTTGATAGAGCTAATAATACAGGCAGTGTAAACACCAGTTTTCAGCTAGGAACAGGGAGTTGGGATTATGTTACGGCGGTAAATTACGGACTTTCTCATAACAATTGGGGAATGTCTGCAATGGTTAATTATACTTTTAAAACAAAAAACTCTAAAGACTACCAGTTTGGTAATCAGTTAAATTATGGGTTAAATACTTATAAAACATATTACTTGTCTACTAATTTTGCGCTAACACCTGCAATTGGTGTTGGTGGTGAAAATTATAGTGAGGATGAGTCTTACAACTTAACGGTTTTAAATACGGGGGGCGATGTATTTTTTGGTAAGCTAAGCGTAGAGGCTAGTTATAAAAAGTACTCTTTAGGTGTTACAAGTATGTTGCCAATAGATCAGGATTTAAACAACGGAAAGGTTGAGGTTAAAAACAGGTTTTCATTGTATTTAAACATTAACATATAG
- the pckA gene encoding phosphoenolpyruvate carboxykinase (ATP), with translation MSTYSPDTKTISLEEYGITSTDINYQLSPSELHKITLEKDMGKEASSGALAINTGEFTGRSPMDRFIVKDDVTADKVWWGDINIPFAPDKFDALYDKVIDYLNEKELYVRDAYACADKDYKLNIRVINEYPWSNMFAYNMFLRPTVEELNGFDPEWTVVNAPGFMADPEVDGTRQHNFAILNFTRKIALIGGTGYTGEIKKGIFSALNFILPVYKDTLPMHCSANVGKDGDTAIFFGLSGTGKTTLSADPNRKLIGDDEHGWTNENSVFNFEGGCYAKVINLSAENEPEIFGAIKKGAILENIVMDDKGVVDFANTSITQNTRVSYPIYNIENIQEPSIGTNPKNIFFLTADAFGVLPPISKLTPAQAAYHFISGYTAKVAGTEAGVVEPVPSFSACFGAPFMPLHPTKYAEMLSAKMQEAGVNVWLVNTGWTGGPYGVGTRMKLKYTRAMINAVLNGDLGLYSYDKYHIHSVFGVAQPRECPGVPTEVLSPRTTWNDDEAYYKTAFKLSNAFRENFAKFESYANEEIRRGGPQRYAF, from the coding sequence ATGAGCACTTATAGTCCAGACACGAAAACGATTTCGTTGGAGGAATATGGTATTACAAGCACTGACATTAATTATCAATTATCTCCGTCAGAATTGCACAAAATAACTTTGGAAAAAGATATGGGTAAAGAAGCCTCTTCTGGAGCTTTAGCAATTAATACTGGCGAATTTACAGGTAGATCTCCTATGGATAGATTTATTGTAAAGGATGATGTAACTGCTGACAAAGTTTGGTGGGGAGATATTAACATTCCTTTTGCACCAGATAAATTTGATGCACTTTATGACAAAGTGATTGATTATCTAAACGAAAAAGAACTTTATGTTAGAGATGCTTACGCATGCGCTGATAAAGATTACAAGTTAAACATTAGAGTTATTAACGAGTACCCTTGGTCTAATATGTTTGCTTACAACATGTTTTTAAGACCAACTGTAGAAGAGCTAAATGGCTTTGATCCAGAATGGACTGTTGTTAATGCCCCTGGTTTTATGGCAGACCCAGAAGTAGATGGTACACGCCAACACAATTTTGCAATTTTAAACTTTACAAGAAAAATTGCTTTAATTGGTGGTACTGGTTACACAGGAGAAATTAAAAAAGGTATTTTTTCTGCGTTAAACTTTATTTTACCTGTTTACAAAGACACATTGCCTATGCACTGTTCTGCAAACGTTGGTAAAGATGGTGACACTGCTATTTTCTTTGGCTTATCTGGTACAGGTAAAACTACCCTGTCTGCAGATCCTAACAGAAAATTAATTGGTGACGATGAGCACGGTTGGACAAACGAAAATTCTGTTTTTAATTTTGAAGGTGGTTGTTACGCTAAAGTAATTAACCTATCTGCAGAAAACGAACCAGAAATTTTTGGTGCAATTAAAAAAGGTGCCATTTTAGAAAACATTGTAATGGATGATAAAGGTGTTGTAGATTTTGCAAACACTTCTATTACACAAAACACAAGAGTTAGTTACCCTATTTATAATATAGAGAACATACAAGAACCATCTATAGGTACTAACCCTAAAAATATATTCTTTTTAACAGCAGATGCATTTGGTGTACTGCCTCCAATATCTAAACTAACTCCTGCACAAGCTGCTTACCACTTTATATCTGGTTACACTGCTAAAGTTGCAGGTACAGAAGCTGGTGTTGTAGAGCCGGTACCATCTTTTTCTGCTTGTTTTGGCGCACCTTTTATGCCATTACACCCAACTAAATATGCAGAAATGCTAAGTGCAAAAATGCAAGAAGCTGGGGTTAATGTATGGTTGGTTAACACTGGCTGGACAGGCGGACCTTACGGTGTTGGTACACGTATGAAATTGAAGTACACACGTGCTATGATTAATGCTGTATTAAATGGCGATTTAGGTTTATACTCTTATGATAAATACCACATACACTCTGTATTTGGTGTTGCACAACCAAGAGAGTGCCCAGGTGTACCTACAGAGGTACTTAGCCCAAGAACAACTTGGAATGATGATGAAGCATACTACAAAACTGCTTTTAAATTGTCTAACGCGTTCCGCGAAAACTTTGCCAAGTTTGAGTCTTACGCTAATGAAGAAATTAGAAGAGGTGGCCCACAACGCTACGCCTTTTAA
- a CDS encoding saccharopine dehydrogenase family protein has protein sequence MLRQILVLGAGKSTAYLLDYLLGKAKEENLHITIGDLQPQNIAPNIANHNACTVVGLDIFNIEERQKLIQSATIVISMLPASLHILVAKDCVGFKKHLVTASYVSDELMGLDKQVKENKLVFMNEIGLDPGIDHMSAMQIIDDIREQGGKMLLFESFTGGLVAPESDTNLWNYKFTWNPRNVVVAGQGGAAKFIQEGTYKYIPYNKLFRRTEFFNVEGFGRFEGYANRDSLKYREAYGLQDVLTLYRGTMRRVGFSKAWNMFVELGMTDDSYTIENSENMSYRSFTNLFLPYSPTDSVELKLRHYLKIDQDDVMWGKLLELHIFDDSKFITLKNGTPAQILQQILEQSWTLDKDDKDMIVMYHKFGYTLNGEQKQIDSNMVALGKNQTHTAMAKTVGLPVAIATLLILNNKVKNYGVQIPITKDIYEPILNELQEYGIVFKEYNTEYKGYNSTVEHS, from the coding sequence ATGTTAAGACAAATACTTGTATTGGGAGCCGGAAAATCTACAGCTTATTTATTAGATTATTTACTTGGTAAGGCAAAAGAAGAAAACTTACATATAACTATAGGAGACCTACAACCGCAAAATATAGCTCCAAATATTGCAAACCACAATGCGTGTACAGTTGTTGGTTTAGATATTTTTAATATTGAAGAGAGACAAAAGCTAATACAAAGTGCTACTATAGTAATATCTATGCTGCCTGCTAGTTTACACATATTAGTAGCTAAAGATTGTGTTGGTTTTAAAAAGCACTTAGTTACAGCATCTTATGTTAGTGATGAGTTAATGGGCTTAGATAAGCAGGTTAAAGAAAATAAACTTGTTTTTATGAACGAGATAGGATTAGATCCTGGTATAGATCATATGAGTGCCATGCAAATTATAGATGATATTAGAGAGCAAGGCGGTAAAATGTTGTTGTTTGAGTCTTTTACTGGTGGTTTAGTAGCGCCAGAGAGCGATACTAATTTATGGAACTATAAGTTTACTTGGAACCCAAGAAACGTTGTTGTTGCGGGTCAAGGTGGTGCAGCAAAATTTATACAAGAGGGTACTTATAAATACATACCTTATAACAAACTGTTTAGAAGAACCGAATTTTTTAATGTAGAAGGTTTTGGTAGGTTTGAAGGCTACGCAAACAGAGACTCTTTAAAATATAGAGAAGCTTATGGCTTACAAGATGTACTTACTTTATATAGAGGAACAATGCGCAGAGTTGGTTTCTCTAAGGCTTGGAATATGTTTGTAGAACTAGGAATGACAGATGATAGTTATACTATTGAAAACTCTGAAAATATGAGTTACAGATCGTTTACCAATTTGTTTTTGCCATATTCACCAACAGATTCTGTGGAGCTTAAATTGCGTCATTACCTAAAAATAGATCAGGATGATGTTATGTGGGGTAAGCTGCTAGAACTTCATATTTTTGATGATTCTAAATTTATAACTTTAAAAAATGGTACTCCTGCTCAAATATTACAACAAATTTTAGAGCAAAGCTGGACGTTAGATAAGGATGATAAGGATATGATTGTGATGTATCATAAATTTGGCTACACACTTAACGGAGAACAAAAACAAATAGACTCTAATATGGTTGCCTTGGGTAAAAACCAAACGCATACTGCAATGGCAAAAACTGTTGGTTTGCCAGTTGCCATAGCAACCTTGCTAATTTTAAATAATAAAGTTAAAAATTACGGTGTGCAAATACCTATAACTAAAGACATTTACGAGCCTATTTTAAACGAGTTACAAGAGTATGGTATTGTGTTTAAAGAATATAATACAGAGTATAAAGGGTACAATTCTACAGTAGAACATAGTTAG
- a CDS encoding zinc metallopeptidase — translation MYTYYIIIGAVALVSWIVSNRLKSKFKKYSKVQLRNGMSGAEIAEKMLADNGIRDVKVISTPGMLTDHYNPANKTVNLSEGVYNQRNAAAAAVAAHECGHAVQHATAYQWLTMRSKLVPIVSVTSSMSQWVVYGGVVLMAVSGIAGGVGFWIAVAGLVMMGFATLFSFVTLPVEYDASNRALAWLKNKNMLSQEEYAGAEDALKWAARTYLVAALGALASLIYWAYQVFARD, via the coding sequence ATGTATACATATTATATTATTATTGGTGCAGTTGCTTTAGTTAGCTGGATTGTTAGCAATAGACTTAAAAGCAAATTTAAAAAGTACTCTAAGGTGCAATTACGCAACGGAATGAGTGGTGCAGAAATAGCTGAAAAAATGTTAGCAGATAATGGCATTAGAGATGTAAAAGTGATTTCTACTCCTGGTATGTTAACAGACCATTATAACCCAGCAAATAAAACAGTAAACCTTAGTGAAGGTGTTTACAACCAACGCAATGCAGCTGCTGCAGCGGTTGCAGCTCACGAATGCGGACACGCAGTACAACACGCTACAGCATACCAATGGCTAACAATGCGCTCTAAATTAGTGCCTATTGTTAGTGTAACATCTAGTATGTCTCAATGGGTAGTTTACGGGGGCGTTGTTTTAATGGCAGTGTCTGGTATTGCTGGTGGTGTAGGATTTTGGATAGCAGTTGCCGGTTTGGTAATGATGGGTTTTGCTACATTATTTAGTTTTGTTACTTTACCTGTAGAGTACGATGCCAGTAACCGTGCATTAGCTTGGTTAAAAAATAAAAATATGCTTAGCCAAGAAGAATATGCTGGCGCTGAAGACGCTTTAAAATGGGCTGCCAGAACATATTTAGTTGCTGCTTTAGGTGCATTAGCCTCTTTAATATACTGGGCTTACCAAGTATTTGCTAGAGATTAA
- a CDS encoding Lrp/AsnC ligand binding domain-containing protein has product MKFDNDRIKIDGIDKKIIRYLMQDARKPILEIARKIGISGAAIHQRLRKLETSGLMSGSKFVINPKVLGYTTMAYIGIFLDKAMSNPSAVKELEKIPEVLECHYTTGNWSILIKVLCKDNEHLMQVLNKEIQQIQGISRTETFISLDQQIDRQIQI; this is encoded by the coding sequence ATGAAATTTGATAACGATAGAATAAAAATTGACGGAATAGACAAGAAAATTATAAGGTATCTAATGCAAGATGCTCGTAAGCCTATTTTAGAAATTGCTCGTAAAATAGGAATTTCTGGTGCTGCAATTCACCAACGTTTACGTAAGTTAGAAACGTCCGGACTTATGTCTGGTTCTAAGTTTGTTATAAACCCTAAAGTTTTGGGCTATACCACAATGGCATATATTGGTATTTTTTTAGATAAAGCTATGAGTAACCCAAGTGCAGTTAAAGAGCTAGAGAAAATTCCAGAGGTTTTAGAGTGTCATTATACTACGGGTAACTGGTCTATTTTAATAAAAGTTTTGTGTAAAGATAATGAGCACCTTATGCAGGTGTTAAATAAAGAAATACAACAAATACAAGGTATTTCTAGAACAGAAACCTTTATATCATTAGATCAGCAAATAGATAGGCAAATACAGATATAA
- a CDS encoding DUF423 domain-containing protein encodes MNKTILSAGVFFGFTAVIIGAFGAHGLENLVDAKSIASYKTGAQYQMYHALLLLVLGLLPQLTVKQKKPIFYVLVIGIILFSFSIYVLSIDTILGFNAKSIAFATPIGGLFLIIGWFLLGYRIFKHFN; translated from the coding sequence ATGAACAAAACAATTTTAAGTGCAGGAGTATTTTTTGGTTTTACGGCTGTAATCATTGGTGCATTTGGTGCTCATGGATTAGAAAATTTAGTAGATGCCAAGTCTATTGCATCATACAAAACCGGAGCTCAATACCAAATGTATCACGCCTTGCTTTTACTTGTTTTAGGCCTATTACCGCAGCTTACAGTAAAGCAAAAGAAACCAATTTTTTACGTTTTAGTAATAGGTATTATTCTTTTTAGCTTCTCTATATATGTTTTAAGTATTGATACTATTTTAGGATTTAATGCAAAATCTATTGCTTTTGCAACTCCAATTGGTGGATTATTTTTAATAATTGGATGGTTTTTATTAGGTTATCGCATTTTTAAACATTTTAACTAA
- a CDS encoding cytochrome-c peroxidase gives MKKISFFLTLLAVVGCQNSDDGYTNVSVELEVPAHFPEVTYNLTNNPLTENGIELGRKLFYDGAVSSTGTISCGSCHEQKYAFTHHGHTFSHGVNDLEGTRNTPPVQNMAFLENFAWDGATGHLDLFPVIPITTEVEMDETLENVIEKLKNKSGYKKLFAEAFEDGEVNSENFLLALSQFMVTMISADAKYDKYINKEVQLTEVEEQGLALFEQKCASCHATALFSDGSFRNNGLQPNPKLDDIGRGKVTGFVADNYKFKVPSLRNIAVTAPYMHDGRFGSLEAVLAFYNEGVVDSETLDPLLNNNGNLGIATTEDERVAIIAFLNTLTDNTFLTDERFSEK, from the coding sequence ATGAAGAAAATTAGTTTCTTTTTAACTTTGTTAGCTGTTGTGGGTTGTCAAAATAGTGATGATGGTTACACCAATGTTTCGGTAGAATTAGAGGTGCCAGCTCATTTTCCGGAGGTAACGTACAACTTAACTAACAACCCGTTAACAGAAAACGGAATAGAGCTTGGTCGTAAATTGTTTTATGATGGTGCAGTATCTTCTACAGGTACAATTTCTTGCGGATCTTGTCATGAACAAAAATATGCATTTACACATCACGGACATACATTTAGCCATGGCGTAAACGATTTAGAGGGAACAAGAAACACGCCGCCTGTGCAAAATATGGCTTTTTTAGAAAATTTTGCCTGGGATGGTGCAACTGGTCATTTAGACCTTTTTCCTGTAATTCCTATTACTACAGAGGTAGAAATGGATGAGACGCTAGAAAATGTTATAGAAAAACTGAAGAACAAATCTGGTTACAAAAAACTGTTTGCTGAGGCTTTTGAAGATGGAGAAGTGAATTCTGAAAACTTTTTGTTAGCATTATCGCAGTTTATGGTAACTATGATTTCTGCAGATGCAAAGTATGATAAGTATATAAATAAAGAAGTTCAACTAACCGAAGTGGAAGAACAGGGTTTAGCTCTTTTTGAGCAAAAATGTGCTAGTTGCCACGCTACAGCATTGTTTTCTGATGGAAGTTTTAGAAATAATGGCTTGCAACCTAATCCTAAATTAGATGATATAGGAAGAGGAAAAGTAACTGGTTTTGTGGCTGATAATTACAAATTTAAAGTGCCAAGTCTTAGAAATATAGCGGTAACAGCGCCATATATGCATGATGGGCGTTTTGGATCTTTAGAGGCGGTATTGGCTTTTTATAATGAAGGAGTTGTAGATTCAGAAACGCTAGATCCGTTGTTAAATAACAATGGTAATTTAGGTATTGCTACAACAGAGGATGAGAGGGTTGCAATTATTGCTTTTTTAAATACCCTTACGGATAATACCTTTTTAACAGACGAACGATTTTCAGAAAAATAG